One Lolium rigidum isolate FL_2022 unplaced genomic scaffold, APGP_CSIRO_Lrig_0.1 contig_1705_1, whole genome shotgun sequence DNA segment encodes these proteins:
- the LOC124680446 gene encoding E3 ubiquitin-protein ligase RNF170-like, translating into MSSAASSSPVPPEDDVCSVCHDRFRIPCQANCSHWFCGECIIRVWNHGAAVQPCKCPICRRLINLLVPANISEDQNDDPQLHRVLGEIEHYNHIFGGAPRSLTQRLQDLPFFMRRLFRELMDPQRTLPLVFRARMILMVVLSAVYVLSPVDILPESVLGLFGFFDDFLILVIVFLHLAAVYRSLLLYRHGGHLA; encoded by the exons ATGAGCTccgccgcctcgtcgtcgccggtgccgcCGGAGGACGACGTCTGCTCTGTCTGCCACGACCGCTTCCGGATCCCCTGCCAGGCCAACTGCTCCCACTGGTTCTGCG GAGAGTGCATCATCCGTGTTTGGAATCATGGAGCTGCCGTACAGCCTTGCAAATGTCCCATTTGCCGCCGCCTTATAAATCTGCTGGTACCTGCTAACATATCAGAGGATCAGAATGACGATCCTCAACTTCACCGTGTTTTGGGAGAGATTGAGCACTATAATCACATATTCGGTGGAGCACCACGTAGCTTAACTCAG AGGTTGCAAGACCTACCCTTCTTCATGCGAAGACTGTTCCGGGAGCTAATGGATCCGCAGAGGACCCTCCCGCTTGTCTTCAGAGCGAGGATGATTCTGATG GTGGTCCTGAGCGCAGTCTATGTCCTGAGCCCGGTGGACATCCTTCCTGAGA GCGTTCTGGGGCTATTCGGGTTCTTCGACGACTTCCTCATCCTGGTGATCGTGTtcctccacctcgccgccgtCTACCGGTCGTTGCTTCTGTACCGCCACGGAGGCCACCTCGCATAG
- the LOC124680457 gene encoding zinc finger protein STAR3-like, whose amino-acid sequence MCSTADHFKSTNSSNHMHFQPDHHQSLAAGIMEAWDLDQRICQARHQERHGSQGHEAGEEGRSESDPRAVLTTYLTFLEHKIGHLRGILCSTPRPQQQHAIVSAELRCIIVQLVSIANDLATGAGTGATADASPPTRCAGEDAADHAGSPPSSNTTHDDSDHAEEADAADEHPPAGPYEVVQIEKEEILAPHAHTCKVCGKGFKRDANLRMHMRGHGEQYKAPAALARPAGHSSLPAPPDASRRCYYSCPFAGCKRNREHRDFQPLKTPVCVKNHYRRSHCDKSHVCRRCGVKRFSVLADLRTHEKHCGLDRWVCSCGTSFSRKDKLYAHVALFDGHTPALPPHDDDTNVHCSTANATAAGSVVPGSGELPPINGEAVNVLDQCLSGGMFNDVIRCSGVEPSTDDGRGHPSSPIGIGLCDFDGFDLLKAVAMDFDF is encoded by the coding sequence ATGTGTAGCACCGCCGATCATTTCAAGAGTACTAATAGTAGTAATCACATGCACTTCCAGCCCGATCACCATCAGAGCTTAGCAGCAGGGATCATGGAGGCGTGGGACCTCGATCAGAGGATTTGCCAAGCTCGGCACCAGGAGAGGCATGGCAGCCAGGGCCACGAGGCGGGGGAAGAAGGCCGGTCGGAGTCGGACCCGAGGGCGGTGCTCACCACGTACCTGACGTTCCTGGAGCACAAGATCGGGCACCTCCGCGGGATACTCTGCTCCACGCCGCGCCCGCAGCAGCAGCACGCCATCGTGTCCGCCGAGCTCCGCTGCATCATCGTGCAGCTCGTCTCCATCGCCAACGACCTCGCCACCGGCGCTGGTACCGGTGCAACCGCGGACGCGTCCCCGCCTACTCGTTGCGCCGGGGAGGACGCGGCGGACCACGCggggtcgccgccgtcgtcgaacACCACACACGACGACTCCGACCACGCCGAGGAGGCTGACGCCGCGGACGAGCACCCGCCGGCCGGGCCGTACGAGGTGGTCCAGATCGAGAAGGAGGAGATCCTGGCGCCGCACGCGCACACCTGCAAGGTGTGCGGCAAGGGCTTCAAGCGCGACGCCAACCTGCGCATGCACATGCGCGGCCACGGCGAGCAGTACAAGgcgcccgccgccctcgccaggcCGGCCGGGCACTCCTCCTTGCCGGCGCCGCCGGACGCGAGCAGGCGGTGCTACTACTCGTGCCCGTTCGCCGGGTGCAAGCGGAACAGGGAGCACAGGGACTTCCAGCCGCTCAAGACCCCCGTCTGCGTCAAGAACCACTACCGCCGGAGCCACTGCGACAAGAGCCACGTCTGCCGTCGCTGCGGCGTCAAGAGGTTCTCGGTGCTCGCCGACCTCCGCACCCACGAGAAGCACTGCGGCCTTGACCGGTGGGTCTGCTCCTGCGGCACCTCGTTCTCTAGGAAGGACAAGCTCTACGCCCACGTCGCCCTCTTCGACGGCCACACGCCCGCGCTGCCACCGCACGACGACGACACCAACGTCCATTGCAGCACTGCCAATGCCACTGCCGCTGGCAGCGTCGTGCCCGGCTCCGGTGAGCTTCCGCCGATCAACGGCGAAGCCGTGAACGTGTTGGACCAGTGCTTATCCGGTGGCATGTTCAACGATGTCATCAGGTGCTCCGGCGTCGAACCGAGCACGGATGATGGCCGAGGGCACCCATCCTCCCCGATTGGAATTGGTTTGTGCGACTTCGATGGGTTCGACCTACTCAAAGCCGTGGCAATGGACTTCGATTTCTGA
- the LOC124680443 gene encoding uncharacterized protein LOC124680443: MLAKLPALPFLTATETAPAASAFFPSCDLLTSPSVNFKKHGRRLNIQRNILHGETPDARNVLRKWRTLSSDPAQAAVLDAGDSKTWEECQQILTSLNFPAEDAEKMLKKAYGWIHSPYWTEERKKEVPSVEVVSGVLDYIRGLGLSDDDLYKLLKKFPEVLGCDLESEVKLNVGKLDSDWKINGKTLRSVLLRNPKVLGYNVDCRGDCAAQCTRCWVRF; the protein is encoded by the exons ATGTTGGCCAAGTTGCCGGCGCTGCCCTTTCTGACGGCCACGGAAACTGCCCCTGCTGCATCGGCCTTCTTTCCATCT TGCGATCTCTTGACTTCACCGAGTGTGAATTTTAAGAAACATGGAAGAAGATTAAATATCCAGCGAAACATCCTACACGGAGAAACTCCAGATGCACGCAATGTTCTGAGAAAATGGCGGACGCTATCATCTGATCCAGCTCAAGCCGCTGTTTTGGATGCTGGTGACAGCAAAACATGGGAAGAGTGCCAACAGATACTCACCTCATTAAATTTCCCTGCTGAAGATGCCGAAAAGATGCTGAAGAAGGCGTATGGATGGATCCATTCGCCGTACTGGACCGAGGAGAGAAAGAAGGAGGTTCCTAGCGTCGAGGTGGTAAGCGGAGTGTTGGACTATATCAGGGGCCTTGGCCTCTCTGACGACGATCTTTACAAGTTGCTCAAGAAGTTCCCAGAGGTTCTTGGTTGTGATCTTGAGAGCGAGGTGAAGCTGAATGTGGGCAAGCTGGACAGTGACTGGAAAATCAACGGGAAAACTCTCCGGAGTGTTCTCTTACGGAATCCGAAAGTTTTGGGCTACAATGTGGATTGCAGAGGGGACTGTGCGGCACAGTGCACCCGCTGTTGGGTTAGATTTTAG